The genomic region CCCATTGCAGAAACGTGAAGGTGCCCAGAGCGTTCCAGTTGTTAGCAGGTGTGACGGTGGCTGGGTCTACCGCACCATAGTCGTGTTGTCCGTTTGGGTCTGCATGGAATTTGTTGCGGAAGTCGTCGCATTCGCCGACCAGGTGGAGACCTGCGCCAATTTCTGGCCAACGGCATCGGTCGCAGAGATGGTAGAGGAACCAGCACATTTTGATGGTCAATGTAAGGGGTCTCGGAAGTTGGGGATAAAGTGGTAGGCCTGGTGGTTGTTTAAGCATACGAGGGACGCATCATGGCTGATAGCGATCTGGAGAAGTGGCGGCATCGTAGATGGATGTCAAGATCTTGCTGCCCAGGGAACATAGCTCCACCGTCTAGTGGTGAAGGCTGGATGAAAGGGTGACTCGTTATTGTGAACATAGTGCTCACTCGAAATCACTCTTCACCTCGGGAGCAGTATATCCACGCTTCAGCAGAAAGCCGGCGATGCCCTTCTCGACTCGTGAAAGCTAGGTACTCGTCAGTAAGCATACCGAAGCTAGCCTCTGTGAATGGGCTGAACACTCACAAGTCCATGATTCGGCACAGTCCCGGTTTCGATCCAGACACTATGTGACCCCATCATATTGGCCATCAAGACATCCGTGAACAACCTGTCTCCCACGATTGCCACTTGGTTCTCCTTCTTGACGCCAGTCTCTGGCTTGCTTCGAAAGTACTCCATGATCTCAGAGTGACATCCTGGCTTCTTCGTACTGTGTCGCAGGACTTTAACGCCAGTGTTTTGCTCCAGCAGGTCGGCTTCTTTGTAGCCTGGATCTGAGGATGTGCCAGAGGAGTTGGAGACAATTAAAATTTTGGAGCCGGGGTATGCTGCACGAAGTTCATCGAATTTGCTCTGGTATGCTGGGAAGACAGTGTTCTGTTTTGGCACTGCAAAGCAGTTGTCCTTATCCAAGACTACTGCCCTGATGTCTGGACCTTTCTCGCCATCCTTCTTGAAGGCTTTCGAGAGGGGTACCGGCAGCTGGTCGAATGTGGCAATCGTGTGATGCGGAAGGCACAAAGATGGATTCGCGGACAGTCTAAGGACATTGACTATCGCTGAGACGTTCATCTGAGCTATGTCGATGGAGAAGTACAGGAAGTCGCGACATGTGAAGTTGAGTTTCGTCTTGGCAGGTGGAACTGCTCGCGGCCTCCTCTCCGCTTGCCGAAAGATTCTCGATTGAGCTGCTGCCACTTCGAAGTCTGGCCATTTGCGACAACAACCACAAACATCACTGTTGCGAATCATCACACACTCCAAGCACATAGCAATACTCTCAGCATCACACCGCAGCATCCGTCAACATGACTTCCACGATCGGCATTCCGATCAAGCTACTCAACGAGGCCACTGTAAGTAGTCATTTCACCGACCACCAAAAAGCGCATGCGCTCACATGCAACATCCAGAACCCCAGCTAACATGATCGCATAGGGACATCAAGTCACAGTCGAGATCGACTCCGGCCAGACTTACCGCGGCAAACTCATCGAGGCCGAAGACAACATGAACGTCCAACTCGAGAACATCAACGTCACCCAGCGAGACGGTCGCGTCACCCATCTTGATCGCGTGTACATCCGCGGCTCGCACGTACGACTATTCATCGTTCCCGACATGTTAAGAAACGCGCCTATGTTCAGGAGCAGAGGTACACGAGGTCGTGGTGTGGGTCTTGCGCGAGGAAGAGCGACGGTGAACAGGGCAAGAGGTTCTGGCAGAGGAGGCAGAGGATAGGAGGGAGCTCTTGATCATCTGCATCTCGAGGCTTGCACCAAAATCATGGGAGCTGTTCGTGCGGGCTTCTGGATCGATGGGAACGAGCGCATTGTCATTCTGGATCCTTCGGCGGAGCATCCACGCACGTGGCAGAGCATAGTCGTTCCCCCGGAAGACGAAAGGTACCAACTCCTTGGTCCTTATACCCGCTGGCGGTGGCTGCTCTTCAAACAGTGGAATGGGATGCTGGAATCGGCAGGACCACTACCTGACTGGGAGCGCAATCTGGCTGAGCGGTTGCAAACCCTTGATGATAGTGAGCGTGCGAGGGTACAGGAGGCACGCAGGAACGGCTTGACAGATGCAGCACTCTTTTGGGCGTTGTTCTAAGCAGCTCCTAGTGCTGAATCTCGCGTAGCTTAGTACTAGACTCCATAGCACAGACAGGACACTCCAGCTCGTAGTCCAATACCACTTTTTACCATTCACGTGACCCCTCCATGCCCTCACCTCCGCTTCTTGATACCTTCCTCTTTCCCCTAACAACACCACAATGTAGCCACCACACCCTCTCCATTCTAAGATGGACGACCACAAAATGAACATCACCCACGCCCGCCGCATCCTCTTCCTCGGCACCCGCCAATCCGGCGCCCTTTCAATAGTCAATGACCTCACAGGCACCGCGCCCTCTCCCGACATCAACGGCTCCACTGCAGGCCTCACCCACGAATGGGATGTCAAAACCGCATATTACTCGGCCACCGTCCCCATCTGGATTGACGAAGTCCCGGACTTTGAGGCGTGGAAAGAGGAGTTTCTGAAAGAGGAAGCGAAGGAAGTTGTTGATGCTGTGGGGGCTTGGATTTACTGCTTTGAGAGGACCGAGGCTGGGACTAGTGAGGAAGTGGAGAAGGGGATGAGGAGTATACAGGAGGTTGTCGAGAGACATGAAGGGTTTGGGGGCGAGGTTGTGTTTTTGGCGGTTGCCAAGGGTAATGGTGTTGCAGGTGCTGGCATCGGGCAAGAGGAGAGTGAGGACAAGTGTATAAAGTCTGGATTTGAGTATATCGATTACTCTGCCACCGGGACGAACGAGTTTGGCGAAAAGGTTGGTTTCGAGAGGTTGAAGGAAGCGCTGGAGACCAATGAGTGGGCTACCGATGACCGAGATGACGAGCTGGAATTGGACGACATGGGCTTCGACGGAGATGATGAGGATGTGTTCAGGGGCTTCGCGAGAGACGAGGTCGAAATGACAGCAGAGCTGTTTGGCATGAAGGCTGCGCTGAACCAGGACGATGACGAGAAGATTGACACAGACGATTTCATGCCACCACAGAGGCAGAAGGATCAAGTCGATGATCTGGACCGCATGATGGGCAAGCTCCTCGCGATCAAGGAGCAGAGCGCTGACTTGCCGGAGCAGCAGCGGAAACGCTTGGCTGCGCAGGCTGTGAAGGAGCTCGTGAAGGAGAATCCGAATATCTGAAGAGTGATGTTGATACGTACTATCGACTGTGCTGCCTCACCTTGTCATGCTTTGGGCTAAGCAGCGGAATGTCTGGCTTGCCCTGCGCACCAACGCTGCCATGCGAGAGGAGGCGCTTTTATGGCCTCAAGCGTTGACTTGGACCTCAGTCACTACCACCGTACTCTAACTAGCTCAAGGGTCCCTCGCACGGCGCGCTGTAATGTTGAGACTATCCACGACCATTGAAGGCGCACGACATACAGCACTTCCAGGCTGCGCATGCGAGGATCTATCGCG from Fulvia fulva chromosome 2, complete sequence harbors:
- a CDS encoding Phosphatidylglycerophosphatase GEP4, mitochondrial, yielding MNVSAIVNVLRLSANPSLCLPHHTIATFDQLPVPLSKAFKKDGEKGPDIRAVVLDKDNCFAVPKQNTVFPAYQSKFDELRAAYPGSKILIVSNSSGTSSDPGYKEADLLEQNTGVKVLRHSTKKPGCHSEIMEYFRSKPETGVKKENQVAIVGDRLFTDVLMANMMGSHSVWIETGTVPNHGLLSRVEKGIAGFLLKRGYTAPEVKSDFE
- a CDS encoding Small nuclear ribonucleoprotein Sm D3; protein product: MTSTIGIPIKLLNEATGHQVTVEIDSGQTYRGKLIEAEDNMNVQLENINVTQRDGRVTHLDRVYIRGSHVRLFIVPDMLRNAPMFRSRGTRGRGVGLARGRATVNRARGSGRGGRG